ATGAGCTTGTTGAAGACGGACACTGAGGTTGGTCTCCTTGCCGATCGGGCCTGGCACTGGGTCGTGTTATGGACACTGGCGCGGGCACGGCAGGTGGGCCCCACCGCAACGGCCATCGTAAGCGAGGACCCCGCCGGGTCGGGAGGTCCACCGCCAGACCGCCGTCGCCCAGGCCTGCTGACACCCGAAAAGAGAACGCGCGGAACGCGCGGAAGGTGCCGGGGAGGTACGAAAAGTGCTCGCATCCGCCCGCGGTCCTGACCAGAATCCGGACATGGAGCCCATCACTCTCACCACCGAGCGCCTGCTGCTGCGCCCCTTCACCACCGATGACACGGAGGCGGTCCACCAGGCCTGCCAGGATCCCCACATCCAGCGGTGGACGACGGTCCCGTCCCCGTACGAGCGGCAGCACGCGTCCGAGTTCACCGGGCAGATGGTTCCGGACGGCTGGCGCACCGGCACGATGTGCACCTTCGCGGTGCTGCCGCGCGAGGGCGGCTCGCTGCTGGCCTCGGTCGCGGTGACCCTGCGCACCTTCTCGGGCACCTGGGAGATCGGCTTCTGGACGGGCAAGGAGCACCGGGGGCGCGGCATCATGGCGGAGAGCGTGGGGGCTGTGTCGCACTGGGCCTTCAGCAGGCTGGGCGCGACCCGGCTGGAGTGGCGCGCGGAGGTCGGCAACGCGGGCTCGCGGGCCGTCGCGGAGAAGGCGGGCTTCGTGGTCGAGGGGACGCTGCGCGCGGCCCTGCTGAACAAGGACGTCCTCAGGGACGCCTGGGTCGGCGCCCTGCTCCCGTCCGACCTGGGGCTGCCTAGCGCGCAGTCGTATCTCCCGGCCCGGAGCTGAGCCGCCCCGGGGACCGGGCCCTGGGCCCACAGGCGGGGCCCCTCCGGCCCGGGTGTCACCGGCCGCGGGCCGGTTGTCAGTGCCGCCGTCTATCGTGCGGAGCATGACGACGCTGCCGCCTCCGGCCACCGAACTCTCCGCCGACGAGGCCCGCCGTATCGCG
The Streptomyces lunaelactis genome window above contains:
- a CDS encoding GNAT family N-acetyltransferase, with the translated sequence MEPITLTTERLLLRPFTTDDTEAVHQACQDPHIQRWTTVPSPYERQHASEFTGQMVPDGWRTGTMCTFAVLPREGGSLLASVAVTLRTFSGTWEIGFWTGKEHRGRGIMAESVGAVSHWAFSRLGATRLEWRAEVGNAGSRAVAEKAGFVVEGTLRAALLNKDVLRDAWVGALLPSDLGLPSAQSYLPARS